The sequence below is a genomic window from Halosolutus gelatinilyticus.
AGTCCGACGACGCGGCTACCGGACTCGAAGACAACGAGTCCGGCGTCACGGACGACGGCCTCGAAGATACCGGCGCCCAGGGCGACGGAGACAGCTTGCAGGTGACGATCGAACGGGCGACGATCGTCATCCTAGTCAACGACGTCGGCGACGCGGCCGACGACCCGACCGCCGACGAGGGCGTCGAGGATAACGGCAACGCGACGGTAGATGAGGAGGCCGAGGTCGGTAGTAATGACGAGACCGAAGTCGGAGATGACGACAACGTGACGGTCAACGAAAGCGTCGGGGCTACCGACAACGCGACGGTCGGCGAGGGCGTCGCAGCTACCGACAATGCGACGGTCAACGAAGGTGGCGGAGCTACCGACAACGCGACGGTGAACGGCAACGGGGCCGAATCCGCCCAGGAGGCGGCCGACACAACCAGCAACTGCTAACGGCTGGACCTCCGTAGCCGTTTTTGCGCGACGGTCGACGGCACGCCTTCGGTTAGACGCACGTGCTGCCGTCAGGCGCCGATCGGACTCGCGCAGCAATTGCCGCACACTGATACCGTTATATGCGTCCAGTTCTCACACCCGATAATGAGCGCACAGTTACGGAAGCCAACCGCACGCTCCTGTGAGCGGTGCAGTCGAGCGGAGAAATGGGACGAGGACGTAGAGGCCTGGCAGATCGCCCGCGACGACGGTGAGAAGCAAGTCGGCAATCCCCACTGCATCCACGAGTGGGACATCAACGGCGCGTTCAATCCCGTCACCGGGGCCATCAACGGCAAGTGAGGGACTCCCGCAGGCGGAGACTGCGCCCGATTCCCGCCTCGTGGGCGGACTTTTTATCCGTTCGACCGTAGCCGTCTCACATGCCGACCGTATACATCACGGCGCCGCCGGACGAGGCTGACGCGATCGCCGAGCGACTGGTCGAAGAGCGGCTCGCGGCCTGCGTCAACCAGGTACCGACCACCTCGACCTACCGCTGGGAGGGCGAGATTCACCGCGACGAGGAGGCGGTGTTGCTCGCGAAGACGACCGACGACGCCTACGACGACTTGGTCGATCGACTCGCGGAGATCCACCCCTACGACGTGCCGTGTATCGAGCGATTCGACGAGACGCACGTCCTCGACTCGTTCGCCACCTGGCGATCGGAAACCGTCGACTGACGGGACGACGGCGGACTTGATCGCCGGTTCGATCGATCGTGGGGACGGGGCGCACGGTCCGTGACTGCCCGAAAAAGCAACCCTTAAAACTCGCGCGCGGGTTCTGTCGGGTATGGCTGGAACCATCGAAGTGCTCGTTCCGGGTGGCCAGGCCAACCCAGGCCCGCCGCTCGGTCCCGAGCTCGGACCGACGCCCGTCGACGTACAGGCGGTCGTCCAGGATATCAACGACCAGACGGCAGCGTTCGACGGCACCGAAGTCCCCGTCACCGTCGAGTACGAGGACGACGGCTCGTTCGAAATCGAAGTCGGCGTCCCCCCGACGGCCGCGCTGGTCAAGGACGAAGCCGGGTTCGACACCGGCAGCGGCGAACCCCAGGAGGACTTCGTCGCCGACCTCTCGATCGAACAGGTCAAGACGATCGCCGAGCAGAAGTCGCCCGACCTGCTCGCCTACGACACGAAAAACGCCGCGAAGGAGGTCGTTGGAACCTGCGCCTCGATGGGCGTCACCATCGAAGGCGAGGACGCCCGCGAGTTCAAGGAGAAGGTCGACGCCGGCGAGTACGACGACGTTCTTGTGAGCGAAGCGGAAGCGTAGTCCCGAGGGCTCGGGCCCTCACGGAGAGTCGAACTACCGCCCGATCGATCGGGTGGCCGGCGGGCCGGTTTTCGTCGGTACGACGCCAGTAGCCGTGGGTATTCGGCGTATCCGTCCGCGGTTCGGAGTTTCGATCCGCCGGCGACGTACAGCGGTGCGCGGCGGACCTGGTGTCCACTGCGAAGTGCCCTGCGTCACGGTCGCCGGAGCGCGAAACCCGGAACGCGGTGCGTCTCCGCTGGGATCCGATCGCGGTTCTGATTCGGGATCGATGGACGGGTGACAGATCGGTGGACGGGGTGACGGGATTTTACGCATCGACGACCGAGAATACACGTGGGACGCATCTACAGGTGTACCGACTGCGGAGCTCACTTCAGGGCGACGCACAGACCCTGTGGTCTGTGCGGGACGGAACGCGGAGCGTCGATCCGCGACGTCTGCAACAGCTGCGGCGGTCAGCTGAACGAGTCCCCGTCGCAGATCTGCTCCGTGTGCGGATCGGACGCCGTCGAACCGACGTCGGCCGGCTGATCCGAATCGCTCGGGCGAAAACGTTCCGGCGGCCGCCGATCCGCCGCTCTATATCTGGTTCGCCGGCGGGATGGTTCGTTCGTCCGGATCGGCCGCGCCGCCCGCTCCGAGCAGAATGCGGACGCTCGCACCGGTTCCGAGCGCGGCACCGATACCGCCGATCACGATCGCCGTCGGAACCGAGAGCGCGGCGACTCCCCCCAGGAGACCGCCGACGAGGATACCGACCGGGAGTCGATCCTGGCCGGCTCGCGCCGCGATCGACTGACCGATCGCGGTGAGTCCGATCGCCGTCACCGTCGGGAACACCGTTGCGCTGAGAACGACGAGCGGAACGCCGAAGAATACACCGACCTCCGTGCCGAGCATAAGTACCCCGGCGGCCGTGAGCAGTCCGAGGACGAGCGCGCTCGGCGCGCCGAAGCAGAACGAAATGACGGGGCTCCGGCGACACTTCCGCACCGTCCGATTGCCGTATCCGTGGAGGAGTCCGAGGACGACGACCGCGACGAGCACCACGGCGGCGACGCCGAGTCCGAACCGTCCGAGCGGACCGAGCGACCCGATCGTCTCGATCGGGTCGACCCCTCCGACGCGCGCGATCGACGAACCACCATCCGCCGTATATAATTCTGTCGGCCACATATGCGAATGTTATAGTTTCACGGCCGAAAGAGTTTTCGGTCAGTATCGTTCGTCCCGTCGGCGCGGTTCGTCCGACCGGTGCCAATCGCCTCGCATCGCCGTCGCCCTCGATCGAACCGCGATCGACACGCGACGAGTTTTTCCCCGTCCCGACGGGTCGTGGATCGCCTCCGCCTGCGTCGTGATTCCAGTTCGACGGGTTTAAGTCCGGCATGCCACTTCGTTCAACAGAGACAGGCGTAGCCTGTTTCACTGACCCGTAGGAGCAGTCCTGCGTACTACGGAGGTGAACGATGGCAGATTCGGATATCGAAACCGCAGTAACTCGCGCACTCGAGGATGCGCCCGATCGGAACTTCACCGAGACGGTAGACCTCGCGATCAATCTGCGCGACCTTGACCTGAACGAACCGTCGAACCGTGTTGACGAGTCCGTCGTCCTGCCGTCCGGAACCGGCCAGGAGACACAGATCGTCGTCATCGCCGAGGGAGAAACCGCCGTCCGCGCCGAAGAGGTTGCGGACCAGGTGCTCTCGGAGGACGACGTGGCCGATCTGGACGACGACGAGGCCAAAGACCTCGCAGACGAGACGGACTTCTTCATCGCCGAAGAGGCGATAATGCAAGACATCGCCCGGCACCTGGGTACCATCCTCGGTCCCCGGGGGAAGATGCCGGACCCGCTCTCGCCAGACGAGGACGTCATCGAGACCGTCAACCGGCTCAAGAACACCGTGCAGATCCGCTCTCGCGACCGCCGCACGTTCCACACGCGCGTCGGCGCGGAGGACATGGGCGCCGAGGAGATCGCCGACAACATCGACGTCATCCTCCGGCGCCTGCACGCCGATCTCGAGAAGGGCCCCCAGAACATCGACTCCGTCTACGTGAAGACGACGATGGGCCCGTCCGTGGAGGTGGCCTAACATGAGCGCAGAGGCCGAACGCAAGACCGAGAACCTTCCTCAGTGGAAGAAAGAGGAGGTCGGTGAGCTCGCCGACCTGATCGACGACTACGAGAGCATCGGGGTCGTCGGGATCGCCGGAATTCCGTCGAAGCAGCTCCAGGACATGCGCCGCGGCCTCCACGGCACGGCCGAGTTGCGCGTCAGCCGTAACACGCTGCAGGTCCGCGCGCTGGAGGCGGCCGACCTCGGAGAGCTCGTCGACCACGTCGACGGGCAGGTCGGTCTGGTCGCGACGGACGATAACCCCTTCACGCTCTACAAGGAACTCGAGGCGTCGAAGACGCCCGCACCGATCAACGAGGGCGAGGTCGCCCCGAACGAGATCGTCATCCCCGAGGGTGACACCGGGGTCGATCCCGGCCCGTTCGTCGGCGAGCTCCAGCAGATCGGAGCGAACGCGCGCATCGAGGACGGTTCGATTCAGGTTATGGAGGACTCGACGGTGCTGGAAGCCGGCGAGGAAGTCTCTGCGGACCTGGCGAACGTCCTCAACGAGCTCGGAATCGAGCCCAAGGAAGTCGGGCTCGACCTGCGCGCCGTCGTCGCCGACGGCGTGCTCTTCGACCCCGAGGACCTCGACATCGACATCGAGGCCTACGAGAGCGACGTCGCGACGGCCGCCGCTCGCGCCCGGAACCTCTCCGTCAACGCGAGCTACCCGACCGAAGCGACCGCGCCCACGCTCATCGCGAAGGCCACGGGCGAGGCCAAGAGCCTCGGCCTGCACGCCGCGATCGAGGACGAAGACCTGATGCCGGACCTCGTCAGCAAGGCCGACGCGCAGCTGCGCGCGCTCGCGGCCCGGATCGACGACGAGGAGGCCCTGCCTGAGGAACTGCAGGACGTCGAGGCGCCCGCCGCCGAACCGGCGGCCGCCGAGGACGAAGACGAATCGGACGATGAACAGGACGACGCCGAGGCCGACGACGCCGACACCGACGATGACGACGAAGACGACGGTGACGGCGCCGAAGGGCTCGGCGCGATGTTCGGATAACCACCACCGGAGGAGATTACAATGGAATACGTTTACGCTGCACTCATCCTGAACGAAACGGGCGAAGAGATCAACGAAGACAACCTGACCGACGTGCTCGACGCTGCCGGCGTCGACGTCGAAGAGTCCCGCGTCAAGGCGCTCGTCGCCGCGCTCGAGGACGTCGACATCGACGAGGCCGTCTCCGAGGCCGCCGCCGTCCCCGCCGGCGGTGCCGCCGCAGGTGGTGCCGCGGCCGGCGGCGAAGACGAGGAAGAGGCCGAAGAGACCAGCGACGTCCCGGACACGACGGACGAGGACGAAGACGACGACGAAGACGACGACGCCGGCGGCGAGGGCCTCGGCGAGCTCTTCGGCTAAGTCGGTTCGCGACGAACTGGACCGATTCGACACCGATTTCTTTCGACGGCAGTTCACCAGCAGTTACTTCTCTCCCCCGTTCGATCGCACGGTCATGACGATCGCCGTCTACTTCGATCTCGACGGGACGCTCTGTTCGTACACCCGGCCGTTCGACGAGCAGTTCGCGGCGACCGTCGAACCGTACGGGACGCCGACGGACGACGCCTACGAGGTGTACGTCGATCGGCTGTTCGAGGCGCTCGGTAACTGCGAGTCCGATCCGTACCGCCGGGCGTTCGAGGCCGTCGCGGAGACGATCGATCTGGATGCGACGCCGGCGACGCTCGCGCGCGATCACTGCGAGACGGAACTCGACGCGACGGCCGTGCCGGCGGACGCGAAACTCGTGTTCGAACGCGTGGCGGAGACGAACCCGACGGGGATCCTGACGAACGGCGACGGCGCCCAACAGCGGGCGAAAATCGATCGACACGGCCTCGACGACCTGGTGGACGAGGTGATCGTCTCGAACGACGCCGGTGCGCGAAAGCCCGATCGGCGGATCTTCGACCTCGCGCGCGAGCGACTTCCGGCCGACGACCACGTCTACGTCGGCGACACGTACGAGGAGGATATCGTCGGCGCGCGATCGGCCGGCTTTCGGACGGTGTACGTGGCCGACGATCGGGGTGAAGACCCCGTCGAGACCGGCGCCGCTGACGCGGTCGCGTCGAGCGTCGACGACCTGCTCGATCCGAGCGCGCTCCCCGAGGCGATCCAGGAGCCGTTCGCGCCGTCGAACCCGAAGTAGAGATCCGCCTCGCGACCCGCACGACCTGCACCCTCGAGTTTAAACCACAGGCCGCGGCCAGAGGCAGCGATGGCCGCCGCATCCGCGTCGATCGAGGTCGTTGCCGAGCCGCGGCTGGCGCTCCAACTCCTGGCGTGGATCCTCGCGGGAACGGTCCTGGGGGGTTGCAGCGGGCTCGTTCCCGGCCTGCACGCGAACAACTTCGCCCTCCTGCTCGCGGGCGCGGCGCCGTCGGTTCCCGGCCCGCCGCTGTTCGTCGGTTGCGCGATGCTCGCCGCTGGCGTCGTCCACACGTTCCTCAACGCCGTCCCCGCGATGGCGCTCGGCGTGCCCGACGCGGAGATGGCTGTCACCGCGCTCCCCGGCCACCGGCTGGTGATCGAGGGCCGCGGCTACGAAGCCGTTCGCCTGTCGGCGGTGGGGAGCCTGCTGGCCGTCCTCGCGGCGATACCGCTGGCGATCCCCGTAACGTGGGCCATGACCGCGGCGTATCCGACGATCCGATCGTCCTTACCGCTCCTGCTGACGATGGTCGTCGTCGCGCTCGTCGCCGCGGAGCGATCGTGGCGCGCCCGCGTGGGCGGACTGCTCTCCTTCGCCCTCGCCGCCGGACTCGGTGCGCTCACGCTCGATCTCTCGCCCGACGCGCCGCTCGACGCCGGCGGGATGCTCGCGCCGCTGTTCGCCGGATTGTTCGGCGCGCCCGTCTTGCTCGACGCGATCCGTGGCGGCGGCATCCCGGTCCAGGACGGAGCGGCGATCGCGCTTCCCCGCCGTGCGGTCGTCGTCACGGCCGTCGCCGGCGCGTTCGCGGGAGCGATCGTCGGCTACATCCCGGGAATTTCCGCCGCGATCGCCGCGGTCGCGGTCCTCGTCGTCGTCCCCGCGGACGCCGGCGATCGGGGATATATCGTCGCGACGAGCGGCGTCGATACGGCTAACACGATCTTCGCCCTGTTCGCGCTGGTCGCGATCGGCCAGCCCCGGACGGGCGTGATGGTCGCCTTCGAGAGCGTGAACGCGCCGCTTAAACTCCCCGTGTTGCTCGCGGCCGTCGCGCTCGCGGGGCTGATCGGGTTCGTGCTCGTGTGCACGCTCGGGGACGCGTATCTGGAACTCGTCGGGCGGCTGTCGTACCGGAAGATTTCGGGTACCGTGCTGGGGCTGCTCGTCGTGCTCTCGTACCTGTTCACTGGCCCGCTCGGCGTGCTCGTCTTCGGCGCGGCGGCGGCGATCGGGATGGTTCCGGTTCGATTGCGTGCTCGCCGCGTCCACCTGATGGGGGTGTTGATCGGGCCGCTGCTGTTCGGTCGCTAACCCGATACAAAAGAGCGCTTCGCCCCGACTGCGCGTGCGAATATCACGCGAACTCTTTTGAGCGGATTCGGTGTAGAGGAAGGCGATCGTTTCAAATGGTTAACGCGACTATCGACGTTATCGACCGCGGCGGACTGGAGTGCGATCAGAACTACATGGTGGAGGGTCAGACGCTCGGGACGAAAGCGGAGCCGAACCCCGATCTCGACTACGAGGAGATCCCGGTCTGGAACCTCGTCATCGATCATCCGGAGGGGACGATCCTCTGGGACACCGGCTCGCACCACGACGCCCTCGACGGCCACTGGCCGGAGGCGCTGGCGCAGGCGTTCTATCCGCACGACGCCCACGAGCACCGACTCGACGACGACTTAGAGCGGGCGGGCTACGACCTCGACGACATCGACTACGTGTTCCAGACGCACTTGCACCTCGATCACGCCGGCGGCCTGGAGTTCTTCGACGGGACCGACGTCCCCGTCTTCGTCCACGAGAAGGAGATCAAGTACGCCTACTACAGCGCCAAGACGGAGAAGGGAAGCGGCGCGTACATCCTCGACGACTTCGATCACGGCCTGAACTGGCGAGTACTACACCGCGACTGCGAGCAGCACTTCGAGGATCTCGAGTTCGTCCGATTTCCCGGCCACACCCCGGGGCTGACGGGGACGGTGATCCACCTCGACGACGAGGGTACGATCGTCTTCACGGGCGATCAGGTGTACAAAGCCCCCAACTACGAGGACGAGGCGCCGCTCGGGGCGAACCTCCTCTGGGGTAAGACGGAGTGGCGCGAGAGCCTGCGCCGGATCAAGTCGATCGAACGCCGTCACGACGCGACGGTGGTGTACGGTCACGACGCGGGCCAGTTCGAGGAGATCCGGGACGGGTGGGGACGATGAGCTACGAGCGGTCGGTTTCCGCATCCGAACACGAACTCGAACCGGAGACCGTCTGGCACCTCCAGTTGCCCCAGCTCCGAGTGGGTCGCGACTCGGTCGAAGAGCTGGGATACCAGCTCGCGGATCTCGGGGTCGAAGACGGCGCCCGCGGCCTGCTCGTCACGGACGAGACGCTCGCCGACATCGGCCACGTCGATCGGGTGACCGATAACCTGGAGGACGCCGGCTACGACGTGACCGTCTGGGACGACGCCGAACGCGAGCCGTCGATCGAGAACGTCGACTCCTGTATCGAGTTCGTCCGCGAAACCGGGGACGGGGAGGGGTACGACTTCTACGTCGGCTTCGGCGGCGGCAGCTGTATCGACGTGGCCAAGACGACGCGCGCGGTGATCGCGAACGGCGGCGAGGTGCTCGATTACGTCGCGGAGCCGACCGGCGGCGGGGAGCCGCTGACCGAGTCCGGCCCGCCGCTCGTCCTCATGCCGACCACGGCCGGCACGGGCGCCGAGATCTCGCCCGTCGCGATCCTCTCGGTGGAGGAGAAGGACATTAAGGAAGGGATCTCGAGCAACCACATTCGGGCCGACGCGGCGGTCCTCGACCCGGCGTTCACCACGACGCTCCCGCCCGAGATGACGGCCAAGACGGCCATGGACGCCCTCGGACACGCCATCGAAGGCTACACGACCCACCGGTACGATGACCTCCTCAGGCCGACCGACCCGAGCGAACGACCGGTCTACGCCGGCCGCACGGGGCTCACCGAGATGTTCTCCGAGAGGGCTATTCGCCTGCTCTCGAACAACGTCCGGACGGCCACCCACAACGGTGACGATCTCGACGCTCGATCGGCGATGCTCAAGGGCGCGCTCTTCGGCGCGATCGCGGGTTTGACGGCCGGCGCAAGCCTCTGTCACGCGATGGCCTACCCGGTCGGGAACCGCTATCACACGTACCACGGGGAGACGATCGCGGTGCTGACGCCGGCGAGCACGCTCGGGTACAACGCCGCGAGCGATCCCGAACGATTCGTCGAGGTCGGCCGGATGCTCGGCGCGGACGTCGGCGGGAAGAGCTCCAGAGACGCCGCAGACGAAGTAAAGCGGGAGTACATCCGCCTCCAGCAGGACTTGAACGTGATCCCGAGCGGGCTGTACGACCTCGCCGGCATTACCGAGGAGGACGTCGACTGGCTCGCGACCCAGACCGTCGAGACCCAGCAGCGACTGCTCCGCTGCAATCCGCGTCCGGTGACGAAAGAAGACGTCGTGGACATCTTCCGGGACGCCCTGTACAACTGGGAGTGACCGTCGCGACGCGATCGATCGGTTCAGTCGCCGTTCCGGGAAGCGGCGACGACTCGGCGCACGCGGTCCTCCGAAACCGGATTCGTCGTCTCGCCGGCCGCTTTGAGCGCCGTGCCGACGATCGCGCCGTCCGCGCCGGCCGCGAAGCACTCGCCGATCGTTTCGGCGGTCACGCCGCTGCCGACGAACACGGGGGCCGATCGGTCGACGTTCGAGAGCGCGTCGGCGACCCGTTCGACGTCCTCGAGCACGGTTTCGTCGCCCGTGCCCGATCCGGAGACGATCACGCCGTCGGCCCGGCCGCGTTCGACGGTCTCGATCGCCGCCCGTTCGATATCGTCCGCGCCGATCGGGGCAGCGTGCTTGACGTGGACGTCGGCGAGGATCGCGACCGGCGCGTCGATCCGATCGCGGAGGCGAACGGTTTCGTGCGCTCGGCCCTCGATGAGGCCCTGGTCAGTCGCGGCCGCGCCGACGTGGACGTTCGCCCGCACGAACTCGGCGTCGGCCGCGGCGGCGATCGAGAGCGCCGCCGCCGCGTCGTTTCTGAGGACGTTGACCCCGACGGGGACGTCGACAGCGTCGGTCAGGTCGGTCGCGAGCGCCGTCAGCTCCGTCACGACGTGCGTCGGAACGTTGTCGGGGTAGAACGGCGCGTCGCCGAAGTTCTCGACGATGAGGCCGTCGACACCGCCGTCCACCAGCCGGCGGGCGTCTTCGAGCATCCGGGTGCGGACGGCGTCTCGATCGCCGTCCCACGCCGGCGCGCCCGGCAACGGCGGCAGGTGTACCATGCCGACGACCGGGCGATCGGCGTCGAACAGCGACTCGAGTCGAGGGATCGTGACCATACGCTCGCTGGGAACGCGATCGACATAGGCGTGTCCGGTTCCGATCGCCGGGTTCGATCCGGCCGTCGGAACGTCGTATTCGACCCAGCCGAGGCGCCGAGCCGGCAATCCCCTCCTCGTTCACGAACGTTTACCCGTCGCCGTCACAACCCCAGAGCGATGCCAGAGCTGCTCTCTCCGCTACCGCTTCGCGATCTCGAGGTGCCGAACCGCATCGCCGTCTCGCCGATGTGCCAGTACTCCTGCGATCGCGACGGCCTCGCGACGGAGTGGCACCGCGTCCACCTCGGCAGCCGCGCCGTCGGGGGCGCCGGAATCGTGATGACGGAGGCCACCGCGGTGAGCCCTCGCGGTCGGATCTCCGCTCACGACCTCGGTATCTGGAGCGACGAGCACGCGGCCGCGCTCGAACCGATCGCTGAGTTCGTTCGCGACCAGGGAGCGGTGCCGGCGATTCAACTCGCCCACGCAGGTCACAAGGCGAGCAAGACCCGGCCGTGGGAGGGGAACGTCCCCCTTCCTCCCGACGACGAGCGGGGCTGGGAAGTCCTCTCGCCGTCGCCCGACGCCTACCCGCCATTCGACGGCGATCGACCCGCGATGAAAAAAGCCGACGCGGACGATATCCAGGGCGTGATCGACCGCTACCGGGCGGCGGCCGAGCGATCACTCGACGCGGGCTTTCGGATCGCCGAGGTCCACGCGGCCCACGGTTACCTTCTCCACGAGTTCCTCTCGCCGGTGACGAACCGCCGCGAGGACGACCACGGCGGCAGCTTCGAGGACCGATCGCGGCTGGTCCGTGAGGTGACCGCGGCGGTTCGTGACGTCTGGCCCGACGACTGGCCCGTCTTCGTCCGCATCTCCGGCACCGACTGGCTCGACGATCGGGAGTCGTGGGATATCGAGGATTCGGCCCGGCTCGCGGGCGATCTCGCGGCGCTGGGCGCGGACCTGATCGACGTCAGTTCGGGCGGCGTCCACCCCGACCAGGCGCCGCCCGTCGGCCCGAACTACCAGGTGCCGCTCGCCGAAGAGATCCGCGATCGGACGGATGTCGCGGTCGGCGCCGTCGGCGGGATCACCGAACCCGAGCAGGCCGACGCGTTGATTCGCAACGGCCGGGCGGACCTCGTTCTCGTCGGACGGGAGTTCCTCCGCGATCCATACTTCGGGTTGCGCGCGAACGACACCCTCGACGGCGACGGCGAGTGGCCGATCCAGTACCGCCGTGCCGTTCGCTGATCGCGATCGATCGCCAGTAGTTTCGCTATGCGCCTACTCGTCGCGCCACTTGATCGAACAGCCCTGCGAGGGCTTCCACTCGAGATCGACTGACTCGCCGGCGAGCACGGACTCGATCGCCTCTCGGATATGGAACCGGGTCGGTTCGTCTTCGGGGTTCAGAGCGTCGTCGAGACGGCCCTGGTAGGCGAGCCGAAACTCCCCGTCGTCGTCTCGCGGCTCCGCCGGTCGACTATCCGCGGCGCGTGGCGCCGCGCTGTTCTCGAACAGGAAGGGGTCGGGCGTGCACACCGCGCCGTATTCCCTGGCGACGTCCTGGCTCTCGTCGCGCAGGTATGCGTCGTACTGGATCGTGCCGTCCTCGACGTACTCCCGCATCTTCTCGAACGAGTCGTCGGGGTACTCCTCGGCGTCGTTGGCGTTGATCCCGACGACCGCCACGTCGTCGTACTCCGCCGCGAGGTCGTTTAGCAGGTCGAACTTCGCCTTCGCGTACGGGCAGTGGTTACAGGTGAAAACCAGCAACAGCGCCTCGTTGTCGGCGAAGTGCTCGAGCGCGTACGTCTCGCCGTCGGTGCCCTCGAGCTCGAACTCGGGCGCCGCGTCGCCGGCGTCGAGTTCGGTCTCGGATTCTTGCAGGACCATATCTGACGCGTTCCGCGTCCGTTCCCGTAAGGACTCCGTTCTGCGCCCGGGCTTGCCGGGTTCGATCTGCCTACCTTCCCCGATCGACCCGCACCCGATCGCGAACCCGGTACCGACGGCCCACCTATTTGTACTCCTAGTAATATCGGTGTGGTATGAAGACGCTCGAGGTCACAGACGAACAGTACGCGTTCATCCAGCGCCTCCGCGAAGAGATCTCCGAGGAAGTGGTCGGCAAGTACGGCTTCGTCCGCGAACGGGACGCGGTCCAGTTCCTGATCGACAACCTCGCAGGGGACGTCGAGATCGACGGAGACGTCGACTCCTCGGCGACGGACGACGTCGCCGCATCCGTCGGGGCGGCGATCGACGGCGACGAGGCGACCGAACTCGAAGCGGTCTCG
It includes:
- a CDS encoding thioredoxin family protein, with protein sequence MVLQESETELDAGDAAPEFELEGTDGETYALEHFADNEALLLVFTCNHCPYAKAKFDLLNDLAAEYDDVAVVGINANDAEEYPDDSFEKMREYVEDGTIQYDAYLRDESQDVAREYGAVCTPDPFLFENSAAPRAADSRPAEPRDDDGEFRLAYQGRLDDALNPEDEPTRFHIREAIESVLAGESVDLEWKPSQGCSIKWRDE
- a CDS encoding NADH:flavin oxidoreductase/NADH oxidase; this translates as MPELLSPLPLRDLEVPNRIAVSPMCQYSCDRDGLATEWHRVHLGSRAVGGAGIVMTEATAVSPRGRISAHDLGIWSDEHAAALEPIAEFVRDQGAVPAIQLAHAGHKASKTRPWEGNVPLPPDDERGWEVLSPSPDAYPPFDGDRPAMKKADADDIQGVIDRYRAAAERSLDAGFRIAEVHAAHGYLLHEFLSPVTNRREDDHGGSFEDRSRLVREVTAAVRDVWPDDWPVFVRISGTDWLDDRESWDIEDSARLAGDLAALGADLIDVSSGGVHPDQAPPVGPNYQVPLAEEIRDRTDVAVGAVGGITEPEQADALIRNGRADLVLVGREFLRDPYFGLRANDTLDGDGEWPIQYRRAVR